The genomic DNA AACAATTTAATACAAATTATATCCAAATATAATATTGATAACTAGATTTATACCTTCAATTATGCATCAAGTTAAAGACACGCAGAAGTACAGTTTTCCTGCATGTACATTGTGTGACTGTCTGTGGCACCATTTTATGAACACTTTTCCACTTAGTATTATTGTCTTAGAAATGACGCGCTCCTTCCCAGAAGGCAAGGctacattagggaccttaatCAAGACGCTTATGAGCAAGGCGCACGTCAACTGAAAGTGGacataatttttgcattttttggttGCTGTGCACCCAAATTTTCAGGCAGATTGTCTCAATAAGAGCAAATACACTTAGCAAATACATGTACAAGGCATTAGAAGGACTGCCACTTCTGGTTTGACGTGCATTGCTGAAAAACACCTGTGCTTGCTCTGATGAGAGTGGAAATtcaattttgtaatttattatgGAATGGCTGACCCATACCACAGAGAAACTATCATTTTATTTAGCACTACGCAGCAAGTTCTGATCTGGAGCTTGCACATTGGTGGACTATGAACCAGTCCCTTCTTTTTTGAGTGGGAATTTTAGTGACAGTCATCTCCCGATGAGTTATCATGGATTGTAAAAACTATCTATTGGATTAAGTGGGACCTTAATCTGGGAACTGATTAAGAAAACTGGAACAACTACTACACGTACCTCCACGAATACTGAAACCTATGCCTCCATTTCCAAAGTGTTGCAACTTGATAAGACGTATGCCATCACTACAACACAGTTGAATTTAATGTCCTTAACCAGTGGTGGATCCGGGCGTCAGGTCTGATAGGGATAGGGGGGGTCTGGACTCGCCAGACCCCTGCCATATCAGACCTGAAGCttgtttgagactgaaattcttACATTGACAGGATTGTATATTGCTTTTTGActggctgattttttttaaagaaacttgcATTGCATTTTGTGAAATCTGTACAATCTTTGTTACCAAGCACAAGAGGAGGATGTTTCAAGGTTGAATGCTTTATGAGTAGAATTCAAGTGCACAGGGTGCCAAGGAATTATAACGTGCAACCGCAACCGGTGGGAGGGGTGTGGGGGTTGTGTGTGAGAAGTATTGCCACAAAAAAGAAGGGCAATGTTgtttgtctcaaatcttacgtgaaacagttttatttctcaaaacagtaaactgaatgctctatttaggcaatgttttgttatgttacattctgatttataatctagaagtatcttttaattttaatttaacatTTCTagaattaaatgtgattaaaatgttcactgtgcagtaaaaactgttttttccttACTTCCAGCTATTTTCTttgagctcccgataactcgaacttttttcgatttcccttgaaggttcgagttattagGACTGGAAGTAACTCCTACTGCACAAGTGAATGTCAAAGAGCTAAACATTGTGCATTGttcagtaaataaaaaaaaattgtctctgTCTTAAATAATCATCAAATTTCAATAATTTAGGCTACTGTTTAACAAAATAtagtattttttcattttccaatTTGTACTTAAAGACTTTGAATTCATAAACAGCTTGTTTTTATTAGTCATCAACGGCAGTGAAAGTGGTTgattaatatacatgtaatacagtgaattttaaaatttatatgcCTACAGAGTAACATGATATCCAAAAAGACAATGACTACAATACCTTGGTGACTTAGGAATCAAATTCAGATATGCAGAAGCATCTGTGGGTTTTACCAAATATCTGTGGTAGAATGATTCTAATCAAAGGTTTTTATCTATATGGTACTAGTTGGGAATTCTAACAGAATTATTTAATGTACGGTATATTTTGTGTTTAAAATACAACAATTTCCAGTACCATCGTTTTTTTGTCCACAGGATAGTGGATTGCAGTTACTTAGATGAAATCAAATAATTGTTTGGCGTCTAAATAgacgttttttaaaaattaaggcAAAAGAGGCAAAGACTTACTCTACAAGATTTTCGAGTCCTTTCATTCTTAGATCATTGGACAGTCAGCTGACCTTGGTTTTAACaccaattattttttctttaacatcTTTCCCATCCATCTATTTTAAGTACATTGTATAAGTTAACCATTTTTACACCTTGATTGTAGTTTGTTTCTCAAGCCTAATTCACTTCCCTGTCTGGTATATATTCTGTACATACCACAGACTAAAGATTGTCATCATAAGGGAAACCataaaaaatgaccccaaatacAACTAGAAATAATTAAtagttaaattaaaataatcCAGTCCATATAAACTAATAAGAACTTATTTTAATGCATAGCATTTGAAAACCTATTATTTTAACAGTGATGAATAAATCATTGACACTCAGTCGAGGAATTTAGGGACCTTTCTGGAATTTCACAGACACCAACTATTAAATTAATTGGTAAgcaatataattttttattcttctcaCACTTACCTTACTTCTCTAAATAGTGGATATCTTTTCGGAGTGTTAATAACAGCTTTCAGATCATTGACAAGTTTCGAAATCGAGCTCGACCTAGAAAAGGAACATTGCAATTAAAACAATCTACCCCAAGCATACCAAAATAGAGTATTCAGATCATGAGTGGGAGGAAGGGGGAACAATACCATACAAAAGTGACATCACAGGGATGCTGATTTTGACCTCACATAGGGTGTTAAGGACAAAATGTCAACAGAACATCAATATTTTAACTCATAAAGGTATTGCTTTGGGTTGTGCAAAAAAGTATTTATACTTATGAGCAAAAAATGATGAATGATCTTCTCTGGGGATCAAATAAAGCTTCAGAGCCATTCCCAGATTGTTCTCCTTAAAAGGATTTAATAATTCTAATTTTCCGACAAGAATCCCCCTCTCTCTCATATGGAATCCCCCCTTTGATTTAATACCCACACCCTCCTCCCCCCCAATTGATGAGAATTTCTGCAGGGTCTTGAAAGTTATTTCTGAAGGGAGCAGCTGTGTTGGCACCTTTGATCTTTGGAATATTTCTGGAGGGTaagggtaagaaaaaaaataccctttttttCTGAAGGGAAGGGGAATGGGCTAATTCTGAGGGGGGTGGGTGGCTATTAAATGGAATGGCCTAGTTcagaaccaatcagaaacgagGAACATttctgaatgaataataaatatggTTAGATTATGGACTTTCTACGTTAATTTAGAACAATTTTAAGGCTTACCCTTGATAGCCGCTGAGAGCTTCATAAAGCGTAGCTCTCTCCTCATCATTCTCAATCAAGACTTTGACCTTGaatgaaatcaataaaatattatgctCAAAAACGCGGGTTTTCgattaaatcaaaataaactgTGTAATCAGTCCAGACATTTTGACGGAAAACGTTTGGCAAAGTGTTACCTTATTTTTAAATTCGGTAGCATGTTTGGACAAAGTGTAGCGATTCTCTTGCTCAAATCCGCGCTTCATCGTAATGATAAAGATCGCCCAAAATGCGCCAAAATTTAGGTCGGCAAAATCGAAGCTTCCATCGAGCTTCCATCACAACAACACTGACAGAATAATGAAAACGAGGCCAAAACATGAAGCGTTAGTGCTTTTGGTCAGCGACTCCAATAATATGACGTCACCGGAGCTTGGTTTTGGCCGTTCCATCATTGAATCATTTTGAAATATGCGTTGCTTAGAATCGAATTTATTGGCACTCTGGAGGAATTAGAAGGTTAGAATGGACGTAGATTGCGAGTTAGACAGTGACCTTTTAACGAAGTTCAGCTGTCTGGGAACGACAGACCGCGATGTGCTTATAAATGAACTGCAAAGATTGTTGGACTTCCAACTCAATCCGTCAGGTTGTGCTTTCTTCCTTGATATGACAAATTGGTAAGCCTGATTATCGACACtgattattacatgtgattttTCGTTCTCGAATGTTTACAGcttgtattttctaaaaattgaaaattctaATATGTGGTTTTCTTTTAACGCCATTTCCTTCGTCCCAAGGAATCTACAGGTAAGCTGACAGTAAACTTATCTTTATTAATATGTAACTTACAAAAGCTTTGCTAAGCAAAATAGGTTAAGTTTTGCTAAAAACATGATACattgtgtatgttttgtttagaaCTTAAATAATCTGATAAAACAGTATTAATAAATCGTCTTTTTTCGTTGGTTATATTTTCTTATCAAAATGACTACGCTGCGAATATTTgggtatttttattgttaatgTTAATTTTGTGGCTATTTAAGCTTTGATAGGATTCGTTGGTTAGACACATGTAGTAAAGCAATCAGTGTGCCACAGTGATAATTTGAATAAATTGGTGCACTTGTAAATCACTGAAGTAGATTTTAATGGCTGTCTGGCAATATATTTTGAAGAATCACTCATAAGTTCTGCACTTCATGATCAAAAAATTATGTCAGTTTAATAAATTTCTGTTAAATTGGAATTTCTAGCCATAAACTTGCAATACACTGCAAGGTATAGCTATAGTataaactgtatttttttttctcctggtTGTCCAATTTGCTTGAACACAGCCTATCAGATAAAGGTCCTATTCAGTGCCTTCATTAAATCTAGCTATATGTAGTTATTAACTGTATGAAAGTTCACTTCAttcatctttttgttttttaatttctctttttaggCAGCAGTAGGCGCATATTATGATTTTAACAGTCCCCAGGAAAATCTTCCCAGTATGGCGTTTATGCGGGATGTTACTATAGGAGAAGGAGAATCTGTCCCACCTAAtacaacttttttaaaaacgtggAAAATTCAGAATAATGGTAAGAGGCTCATAGTGTTCCAGCACTTTAGTTAGTTGGAATGAgcagaaagaaaaagcaaagcTTCCATGAAtgccatttttattttacccTTCCAAAACGAGCCTTCGCTGCTTTTGGCGTGTGGGTTCTAAGAAGGGTCATGTGATATTCAAACTGGACCATtaagaagaaatgaaacaacTGGGGAAGGATTCTTCTCACCTGAGTCCTAACCACTACCCCCActttcttttttgtattttcttactAACTGAGAGCCTACTTTGAACAGGCTAGGATCTCATACGGTAGTGTTGTTTTGATATATACTACTTGTTAACCTCATCTGTTCGGTCATTACAGCAGACTTAACTGTAAAAAAACatgtcacctcaatgagttgtacacttTAGCCCACAATACAGTCAGAtgacactggtcagcagatGCCCTTTTTGACAGagtgtcaattgaccataacatggatttCTATCACTAATGAAACTTACAGCAAAGTACAGCTTTGGAACAAGAACATTTAAACCTACGATCGATCTCACCCGGACTTGCTAACCCTTGGCTATTACTAGCTCTGAAAGTTACTGTTTTCTTACCAGGTAATAGTGCATGGCCCATTGGGGTTTTCCTAAAGTACACTTCAGGGGATCAACTAGGTCCCATAAATATGGTATCAGTAAAACCTTTGGGTGCTGGTGAAGAATATGATCTTAGTGTAAACATGATATCACCTGGGAAAACAGGCATGTACCAAGGTCAATGGCGTATGTGCACCCCCACGGGGCAATATTTTGGAGGTGAGTGAGTTgtttacaatattatttaaTTCATGTTTGAGGTTAAAGAACTACATGGTAGTACACCAGCAAACTTTCTGTGTATAATTTTCAAAGGTGCCAGTggctttaaggtgatgttacatgagacgattcgcaacaacgaatGTATTAGCACAATACAGCATTGAAACATTGTTGCGctttgtttcgaatagttacaacactgttccaacattgcaatgctgtgttgtgctaaaagTCGTTGTTGCAAATCATTTCacgtaacatcacctttagtgGCTTTTATCTTTGCTACATGTACAATATCTATGTGAAGGGCCCCCAAAAGGGATGTACATGTAGCTAAGGTTTGCTTGTTCCCAGAAGAACTCAAACCTTTATGATAACAGACCAGGCAAAACTGAGAAACTGGAACAAATTTACATCTAGAACCCCATCATCCTGACAAATAATGTACTGACATGTAGTGTAAACACTgacagtaattttgttacctctgGTTCTGCATCCTGCGTCCTGTGTCCCTGATGCGTAAGAATCCCCAAAGACACAAAATTCTTCATGGCATAAGCGCATGCGTCCCCTAGGATGCATAGATGTAGAAAATCCTGTTtggtgtgatttctgtggctgttcttgCGGCTGCTGTTTAACAACTCATATCTCTCTTACTCTTTGATGTGCTTTACAACAGAAGgagcatatttttttttctgtaatctgtaaaacagagttttggagtctgtgaTCCAAGCAGCTTTAacttttgaactgggactcattggttctgcactaggactcatgatttttcacaagatgagtcccaggactcaccagaTCTATTTGTAACTAATTCACTGCTCTGATTTACGTTGTTAATGgcatttctgtcactgaggcACAGACGTCCTCTTGTGTATTGTTCCAAGCAgtgaggagcaaggagagatGGCAGCTATACTGACAAGTGACAAGCTATTCTCTTTGAAGATCACTGTCGATTAATGTGCTTGATTTCTTTTCCAGATGTAATATGGGTTATTCTTTGTGTGGATGAAGGCGGACTTTTAGGATTAACACAACAGCTGTCAAGTCTAGGAAGGGAAATGAACACGCATCAAATTTCCAACCCAGCTTCCCCTTCTGCTAATCCATTTCAACTTTCAAGCACCCCCATTGGAACGTCTCCACAACCTATTTATTCTGTTCCCCACAACAGTCCAGCAAATGGCGCATCAGACATAGTACATGTTTCACCCGCTAGGAGATCTCTTTTTAATTCTATGGTAAGTTTATCAAGAGATTATTGTCATCTTTGCTTTATCAGCAAGTTACTCAtgcagggttcgtacagatcATGggaaacctggaaagtcatgggatttaagaattttgttttcaaggcctggaaagtcatggaatttaatttttggtccttgaaagtcatggaaaactaaagttttgtttggtagattAGTTACTGCAGAGGACAAAGCAAGGATAAAGTAAGATAAATAGCAGTAATTAAACAGCATCAACAGCATGCATTTTGGTGGATACCAGAGTTTGTttctgttgaactgtttaaggtcaaaaaatatgctaaaacaagtaaagttttgaaaatttttgaaagtgacaTCTAAACCTAAGGTCATGCAAAACTagaaaaggtcatggaaaaagtcatggaatttgaagaacttgaaagagtacgaaccctgtCATGTATAGTGAACTTATATAGAGATTGAAGAGAAGTGATGATGTCACAAAATTAAATTGTGAAATATTGAGGTTGGTTAGCATatccagaaagaacaagatggAAACTGTTGATTTGTTAAAGATCAGCCTGTTAGTGAAAATTGGTGGGGAGATAGACATGTAAGCACTAGTATGTTCCAATGACACCATAAAAATcattttacatgtaaaatatGCCTGGATCATAATTGTTATGATCCAAGCCATTGTATGTATATCCCCCACTCATGTACACAAACATGCTGATTTCTGGCAAGAGGGCTTTTCCCTTTAGGAGTCTGTGTGgtacttatttttgttttgaggatttccaaaaaaataaatgtggAATTTTGTtgtacagtctaacctctccttacggacacctctctattatggacagttcatttggtcccagaaatgccaataATCATACACTCCCAACCTCTATAacacggacacctctgtaaagcggacagtTTAttttggttctgtccctttggtgtccatattaaaggggtttgactgtattgtgATTTTTTTGCCATTATCCAAACTGAAAAAGCTCAATGATTTGAAACTTTTTATTGTGTTGTGTTCAACTTTACATTGTATGAGTGTTACCTGGCTGCATACAGTAATGTTATTTACATGTAAGGGTATATGTAATCTTGATATCTCTCCAACTCTACATGTAACTCCAGCATCTTCTTTCATTGACCACAGTCTTTCAAGCTgtatatttaatttattttacttgtttttataggTAAATGGGGACCATCTAGAACCTCTTATATCACCCAGTCTACAAGTTGGTTCAGCATTAAGTAGCAAAGATGAAGAACGTTTAGTCAATCAGCTAAGTGAAACATCACTTTTACAAGACTCAGACCTGAATAATTCGTTATAACAGTAGTCCATGTTTCTAGCTTGCAATAAGCACATCATAGTGACAGAAATTTATAAGTTAAAAAGTTGAATGGCACAGGGACACAATTCATATATGGGAGCATTTAACCACAGGATGATTCCGTCAATGGTGGATCCCAGCTGGAGTTCGTAAGCCATTGTACCTTTAATGATAAaatttgcattaattttatgaaatgcATGGGCTGAAAAACGTAAATGGGAATTGTTTGGGATATTGACATGTTGaggttgtggttcaattttaaacttggttgaaattttaattccctttgtttcaaactcattatgaTACATTACCATGCCCTAAAACATAAgggaataaaatttaaaccaagcataaaattgaaccacaacattgATTCCCTTTCGATACAGTCTGCCTTTTCGTAATGTTTAACGGTTGTTTATTTGTTTCgtgttttaaattgtttgctTTATAAGGCATCCTATTTATGTCATTCACTATTTAGTTTTAcaggaaattttattttttgtgacaAATATTTTCTGCCCTTCAGGGTAGGGTAATAGTAAGTTGAAAAGCGGAAAAGCTATTTTGTTGCCAGTCTCTCCAGCTAAAGGAAACAAGCCGTGTATACGACTCGTGTAGAGGGCTGCAGTGGTCTAAAATTTCCTACACCGAGCTCTTAAACTGAGTTTAAACTATGAAGAACAGTTGTTCCTGCTTTCAGTGAATGGAAAATTCACGGTTAAGAAAGCAGGGACACcgcccccaccccaccccctcccccctcagaAGTCCGCCCCACTGCAGGGGAAATAAGACACGTAACGCCTTCTGGGATATCTGTCTCCGATTTTAtgtttttggccatttttttgATTGGGCCTCAGGCAGCCCAGTGAGAAGCAACAGCTAGAAATTCATCTGCATGCACAGGCATTATGTTAAAAATGATAGTTGGTTAATACCGTACAATACAGTCAATTGGTCTTGTCAGAAACTTTAAAAGTTGGCATTTCTACCTAAGCTGTTTTTCAGCAAGTTACAGTATCGTTAATTCCATTGAAAATCTTGCAAATGCAAAATCTAATTAGTTATATTATGTCACGATACCCACTGTCAACACATTTTAAACCTCTCGCAATTTGTTTTTCACGTGTTGTAACGAATTGTAAGTTATTTGCCTTTAAAAGACAAGGTTTCAACTTGAGgcaataaagaaattaattttatttcaaatatcCATGAGTTCGAAAGATCGCAAATTTCTTTGTTAGCTATTGTTAGCCCATTTTTACGCAAGTGGGTTGAAATCCCTCCGTTCCTCGTTTTTCCTCTTAAAAGGGGCGTAGATGCTAATAGAAATTCTCGAGGGgtgtactcctgggaattcttggtgggggtgtgccgcccggttctccaaatccccctttttttcttcgtgaatttttctcccacgctctactatctgaacgcctggaacaggctatcctAAACGAGACAACGGGCATCCCCGCacgtctccccccccccccccccaccccggcCGTAGGCCAAAGTCAATCTTTTCTAATCCACTAAAGACGACCCGTTCCATTTCTTTGTTCTTGTATGCCCACTGTCTTGTTATCGCCACCTTTTTCAGCGTTTTTTAATCACTAATGTTGTTGGTGATTGCGTATGGATTTTAACGTGCGATAATCTTCCTATTCTGGGGGAGAGGTGCAGGCTGAGTTTTTCCTATGATCAGTATACACTGTGGGGGTGGGGTTGGGAGTAGAGCCTTTGTGTTTTCTCTAAGATGCAAGACATACGCGTCCAGTTCGCACTTTTAGTACGAACAGGGTTATGCGAAAATATTCATTGAATACTAAAAGAGAACACTAAGCTTTCAGCACAAAATAGTGTCTACTTAGTTATTGGAATATATAGAAGAATGGGAAAACCGTAAAATTAACAAATAGAGTCACCCGAACTGGTAATTTATAAAAGTAAGTAAGATGGTTTTGAATTAAGTAATTGCTAAACTTTGAGTTAAAATCCTATAAAGTTTGTAATGCTCTTGTCCTAAGCTCCTTTTCTTTTGGCTTGAGAAAAATCTCCTTGCCTCCAAAGTGGAACTTCCTACTCTTTCATACCTGAGATATTTTGACTATTTTTAGAATGCGAGATTTTCAATTAAATCGTTGCTGTCTCTTTTGCCTTTAGCGCTCTCGGCTATTCGTGTATTGCGGATTCATTAAATTCTGTTAGGTATTACCGAATATCACCTCGAATTCGCTAAATTTGGGCAGACGTgctcttgttttctttgaactaTTCCGGTCTTTTTAAAGACCGGAATAGTTTAGCAGACCGGAATAGTTTAGCAGAAACTACTCTTTGCTCTTTCGTAAAGAACTCTAAAATTTGTCAGACGGTTTTTTCGGTTAATTTTTGAACGCACCCCATACCTCCTGTTAAAACTATATCAATTACCGCCTGAAAGATTCAGTCGGAATTCCCTTTGTTTTTTGCAGTATACAGCCAGTTTAAATAATCCACTTCGCTCAAATTGCGTTTTGTTATACTTGTGTTTTTGGAACACCCCAGAATTGCATGATGCTTGAAAAAAAGGCGTCCTTTTGCGAGCGATCTCGATCGAAAATTGTGTATTTTTGTCTACAAATGCGGTAATGACTAATTTTCTCCGATTCACTGCTCTTAGTACTAAACAATGCCCAGAAAAGGCAAAATCACAACTCACTTCAGAAATAATAGAACACATTATCCATCAATGTAAAGAAAACATCCTAAAAGATCGAACTTTTGTGACATAATTAGCATAACTGGTATTTGAATCATTTGCGATCTTACGTTCCAGACGTAATGTCTCCATACGAAGAAGTTTTGAGCACAATAGTGTAGTTTTCACCGATTTTTAAATGTCTTCAAAATTTTAGCGCATTGTTGGATGTCATAGTTTAATTGTTTGATTGTGCCTTAATTTGGCTTCCGAAAAGTTCCAGAGGACGATTTTTATACAAAGAAACAGGATTCCTAAGATTGTTATTGTAAATGCTTTTCTTGTTTATAATTTATCTTGAGGTAATAAATGTGCCACAAAATTGCGCAGGATTTGTAAAATTGttcctttttgttatttttgagaAATGTAACCCTATCGCTGTTGCAGATGTGTTATCTAGAAGTTCAACTCCTCAAGAGGTCTTTCCAAAACAGAGCCTTGGGCACTCGGCTGTAACGGAATCATGCGCTCCCATTGGCTAGTTCACATGAGTGGGCTAATCGAACAAAGTGCATGTTTTACTGTGCATTACATCAGTTCCGTTCTGCCTGAATTTTTCTGGGCGTGTTTA from Porites lutea chromosome 6, jaPorLute2.1, whole genome shotgun sequence includes the following:
- the LOC140941396 gene encoding protein ILRUN-like; the protein is MDVDCELDSDLLTKFSCLGTTDRDVLINELQRLLDFQLNPSGCAFFLDMTNWNLQAAVGAYYDFNSPQENLPSMAFMRDVTIGEGESVPPNTTFLKTWKIQNNGNSAWPIGVFLKYTSGDQLGPINMVSVKPLGAGEEYDLSVNMISPGKTGMYQGQWRMCTPTGQYFGDVIWVILCVDEGGLLGLTQQLSSLGREMNTHQISNPASPSANPFQLSSTPIGTSPQPIYSVPHNSPANGASDIVHVSPARRSLFNSMVNGDHLEPLISPSLQVGSALSSKDEERLVNQLSETSLLQDSDLNNSL